Proteins found in one Panicum hallii strain FIL2 chromosome 4, PHallii_v3.1, whole genome shotgun sequence genomic segment:
- the LOC112889621 gene encoding uncharacterized protein LOC112889621: MGPTVVASRKREADAFLGDPFDLPRLTKRGRCSASAAAADLGLSFPLESDPVEALQLIFPGADPQILRDHLQASGNVLDAAIRAYKDYSADRSTESASAVTYPPSDNRANDAVPFEVDFPLSTIPTNGSEWAELIVKEMSSASNLVDAKNRASKILKLLEKCVARVSPDEKRKVNKEHKIVKQMLGALLHQNGVLKRAFLIQHNRLKEYQEMVQERSQFNQIVEEYQKQIKALEEKNYALSFHLQQVNHCSNTYGYRNPDVF, from the exons ATGGGGCCGACCGTCGTGGCGAGCCGGAAGCGCGAGGCGGACGCCTTCCTCGGCGACCCCTTCGACCTGCCGCGCTTGACGAAGCGCGGCCGGTGCTCGGcgtcggcggccgccgccgaccTCGGCCTCAGCTTCCCGCTGGAGTCCGACCCGGTCGAAGCGCTCCAGCTCATCTTCCCCGGCGCCGATCCGCAG ATTCTACGAGATCATTTACAAGCGTCAGGAAATGTCTTGGATGCTGCAATCAGAGCATACAAAGATTATTCGGCAGATAGAAGCACAGAATCTGCTTCTGCCGTAACCTATCCTCCGTCCGACAACCGGGCAAACGATGCCGTCCCATTTGAAG TTGATTTTCCACTGTCAACTATTCCCACCAATGGCTCTGAATGGGCAGAACTCATTGTCAAGGAGATGTCCTCTGCTTCAAATTTGGTTGACGCCAAGAATCGCGCCTCCAAGATACTCAAACTATTGGAAAAATGTGTTGCTAGGGTTAGCCCAGATGAAAAGCGCAAAGTAAACAAG GAGCACAAGATAGTGAAGCAGATGCTGGGAGCCCTACTTCACCAGAACGGCGTTCTGAAGCGGGCTTTCCTCATACAGCACAATCGGCTCAAGGAGTATCAAGAGATGGTGCAGGAGCGGTCTCAATTCAACCAGATCGTCGAGGAGTACCAGAAGCAAATAAAGGCATTAGAG GAGAAGAACTATGCCTTGTCATTTCACCTTCAGCAAGTGAACCATTGCAGCAACACCTACGGTTATCGCAATCCAGACGTCTTCTAA
- the LOC112890879 gene encoding ent-cassadiene hydroxylase-like, with amino-acid sequence MAALPLHLLLLLPLLAAVSFWWLNRAASRRRGGGARLPPSPWALPVIGHLHHLAGALPHRAMRDLAARHGPLMLLRLGGLPVVVASSADAAREVMRARDLDFATRPVTRMVRLAIPAGAEGIIFAPYGEGWRQIRKICTVELLSARRVQSFRPVREEEAGRLLRAAASASATPPRAVNLSELLSVYAADSSVRAIIGSRFKDRDTFLGMLERGLKLFAKMSLPDLFPSSRLAMLVSRMPGRMKRHRQEAVAFMDALIREHEESRASDDGKEDLLDVLLRIQREGDLQVPLTTDNIKSVVGDMFAGGSETAATTLQWIMAELMRSPRVMQKVQDEVRQALAGRATVTEDDLSNLQYMRLVIKEALRLHPPVPLLLPRECRNTCQVLGFDVPVGTIVFVNAWAIARDPNYWETPEEFVPERFESSKVDFKGTDFEYLPFGAGRRMCPGMVFGLVHLELALAGLLYHFDWELPFGMKAADLDMTEEIGVTARRLQDLRLVPVIRVPVPVD; translated from the exons ATGGCGGCGCTCCCGCTgcacctgctcctcctcctcccactcctcgccgccgtctcgTTCTGGTGGCTCAATCGCGCGGCGtcgcgccggcgaggcggcggcgcgcggctgccCCCGTCGCCGTGGGCGCTCCCGGTGATCGGCCACCTGCACCACCTCGCGGGCGCGCTCCCGCACCGCGCCATGCGCGACCTCGCGGCGCGCCACGGCCCGCTCATGCTGCTCCGCCTCGGCGGCCTCCCAGTCGTGGTGGCCTCCTCGGCGGACGCCGCCCGGGAGGTGATGCGGGCGCGCGACCTCGACTTCGCGACGCGCCCCGTGACGCGGATGGTGCGGCTGGCCATCCCCGCGGGAGCCGAGGGCATCATCTTCGCGCCCTACGGCGAGGGCTGGAGGCAGATCCGCAAGATCTGCACCGTCGAGCTGCTCAGCGCCCGCCGCGTCCAGTCCTTCAGGCCCGTCCGCGAGGAGGAGGCCGGTCGGCTCCTCCGCgccgcggcgtcggcgtcggcgacgCCGCCGCGGGCGGTGAACCTGAGCGAGCTGCTGTCCGTGTACGCCGCCGACTCCTCGGTGCGCGCCATAATCGGGAGCCGGTTCAAGGACCGGGACACGTTCCTGGGCATGCTGGAGCGCGGGCTCAAGCTGTTCGCCAAAATGAGCCTGCCGGACCTCTTCCCGTCGTCGCGCCTCGCCATGCTCGTCAGCCGAATGCCCGGCCGGATGAAGCGGCATCGGCAGGAAGCGGTGGCGTTCATGGACGCCCTGATCCGGGAGCACGAGGAGAGCAGGGCGTCTGACGACGGCAAGGAGGACCTGCTCGACGTGCTCCTGAGGATCCAGAGGGAAGGTGATCTGCAGGTTCCGCTCACCACTGACAACATCAAGTCAGTGGTCGGA GACATGTTCGCCGGAGGCAGCGAGACGGCTGCGACGACGCTGCAATGGATCATGGCCGAGCTCATGAGGAGCCCGAGAGTGATGCAGAAGGTGCAAGACGAGGTCCGGCAAGCACTTGCCGGACGGGCTACAGTAACAGAGGATGATCTTAGCAATCTGCAGTACATGCGGCTGGTCATCAAGGAGGCTCTTCGGCTACACCCACCCGTGCCACTTCTACTCCCACGAGAATGCCGGAACACATGCCAGGTCCTAGGGTTTGATGTGCCGGTGGGCACGATAGTGTTCGTGAACGCATGGGCGATTGCCAGGGACCCCAACTACTGGGAGACGCCGGAGGAATTTGTGCCTGAAAGATTTGAGAGTAGCAAGGTTGATTTCAAGGGGACGGACTTCGAGTACCTACCGTTCGGGGCGGGACGGAGGATGTGCCCGGGAATGGTGTTTGGGCTTGTGCACCTGGAGCTCGCACTCGCTGGCCTCCTTTACCATTTTGACTGGGAACTACCGTTTGGAATGAAGGCGGCGGATCtggacatgaccgaggaaatcGGGGTCACCGCACGACGGCTTCAAGACCTCCGGCTGGTTCCCGTCATCCGAGTGCCTGTGCCGGTGGACTAG
- the LOC112889155 gene encoding Werner Syndrome-like exonuclease: MVARSTVRVDGRAVQTKLTARSAVARRWLYTTLWRHRRTLHSAAGLTVGLDVQWTPPFGRLPAGAEPRPGTLQLCAGNRCLVFQLAQAARVPRILRRFLADARVMFAAYNVGSDRRKLYAHHGLEVRSVLELRGAAGMGNASLADMASRLLRIHGVEKPWEIRTSEWDGLRLSPEQVRYASIDAYISCCLGVYLRRRAMASIKSETESSDDDTESTASESMG; the protein is encoded by the coding sequence ATGGTTGCCCGTAGCACGGTGCGCGTCGACGGCCGCGCCGTCCAGACCAAGCTCACCGCGCGCTCCGCCGTCGCGCGCAGGTGGCTCTACACCACATTGTGGCGCCACCGCCGCACACTCcactccgccgccggcctcacCGTGGGTCTGGACGTGCAGTGGACGCCGCCCTTCGGCAGGCTCCCCGCCGGAGCCGAGCCACGTCCGGGCACGCTGCAGCTGTGCGCGGGCAACCGATGCTTGGTCTTTCAGCTCGCGCAGGCCGCCCGGGTGCCCCGGATCCTCCGCCGGTTCCTGGCGGACGCCCGCGTCATGTTCGCGGCCTACAACGTCGGCTCCGACCGCCGGAAGCTTTATGCTCACCACGGGCTGGAGGTGCGGTCAGTGCTCGAGCTTCGCGGCGCTGCCGGCATGGGCAACGCGTCCCTAGCGGACATGGCGAGCAGACTGCTAAGAATCCATGGGGTGGAGAAACCGTGGGAGATCCGCACTAGCGAGTGGGACGGGTTGAGACTGTCCCCGGAGCAGGTGAGGTACGCGTCCATCGACGCCTACATCTCGTGCTGCCTTGGCGTGTACCTCCGCCGGCGCGCCATGGCAAGCATAAAGTCGGAGACCGAGTCTTCCGACGACGACACCGAGTCCACGGCGAGTGAGTCCATGGGGTAG
- the LOC112889893 gene encoding cytochrome P450 71D7-like: protein MEDHHYFYLALALVSLLVVIAKRRCGPAHGHGLRLPPGPWQLPIIGSMHHLAGQLPHRAMRDLARHHGPVMLLRIGEVPTLVVTSREAAREVMKTHDTAFASRPLSATVRVLTSGGRDIIFAPYGEHWRQLRKIAITELLSARRVLSFRAIREEEVGAMLRACAAAAAAAAPIEMRARLSALVADATVRAVMGDRCRDRDVFLRELDRSIELSAGFNPADLWPSSRLVGWLSGAVRRAEECRDTVYGILDGIIKEHLEVIDRGGGAGEAEDLLDVLLKIQKDGILQIPLDMDVLKAVIFDIFGAGSETSATTLEWAMAELVRNPKAMRRATAEVRGAFGARGAVAEHALGELRYLHLVIRETFRLHTPLPLLLPRQCQEARRVLGYDVPRGATVLVNVWALGRDERYWPGDPEAFRPERFEAGEAGAVEFKGADFELLPFGAGRRMCPGMSFGLANVELALASLLFHFDWEAPGVADPAEFDMAEAFGITARRKANLLLRPILRVPVPGA, encoded by the exons ATGGAAGACCACCACTATTTCTACCTCGCCTTGGCCCTGGTGTCGTTGCTCGTCGTGATAGCTAAGCGCCGCTGCGGCCCGGCGCACGGTCATGGCCTGCGGCTGCCGCCGGGGCCGTGGCAGCTGCCGATCATCGGCAGCATGCACCACCTCGCGGGCCAGCTCCCGCACCGCGCGATGCGGGACCTGGCGCGGCACCACGGGCCGGTGATGCTGCTCCGGATCGGGGAGGTGCCCACGCTGGTGGTCACGTCCCGGGAGGCGGCGCGCGAGGTGATGAAGACGCACGACaccgcgttcgcgtcgcggccgcTGAGCGCCACCGTGCGCGTGCTCACCAGCGGCGGCCGGGACATCATCTTCGCGCCGTACGGGGAGCACTGGCGTCAGCTCCGGAAGATCGCCATCACGGAGCTCCTCAGCGCGCGGCGGGTGCTGTCGTTCCGCGCCATCCGCGAGGAGGAGGTCGGCGCGATGCTGCGCGcgtgcgccgcggcggcggcggccgcggcgcccaTCGAGATGCGCGCGCGGCTGTCCGCGCTCGTGGCCGACGCCACGGTGCGCGCCGTGATGGGCGACCGGTGCAGGGACCGCGACGTGTTCCTGCGGGAGCTCGACCGCTCCATCGAGCTCTCGGCGGGGTTCAACCCGGCGGACCTGTGGCCGTCCTCCCGCCTCGTCGGCTGGCTCAGCGGCGCCGTGCGGCGCGCCGAGGAGTGCCGCGACACGGTGTACGGGATCCTAGACGGCATCATCAAGGAGCACCTGGAGGTGATTGACAGAGGCGGCGGAGCCGGCGAGGCCGAGGACCTCCTCGACGTGCTGCTGAAGATACAGAAGGATGGAATCCTACAAATCCCGCTCGACATGGACGTGCTTAAAGCCGTCATCTTT GATATCTTCGGCGCCGGCAGCGAGACGTCGGCGACGACGCTGGAGTGGGCCATGGCGGAGCTCGTCCGGAACCCCAAGGCGATGCGGCGGGCGACGGCCGAGGTGCGCGGTGCCttcggcgcgcgcggcgcggtggCCGAGCACGCGCTCGGCGAGCTCCGGTACCTGCACCTCGTCATCCGGGAGACGTTCCGGCTGCACacgccgctgccgctgctgctcccGCGGCAGTGCCAGGAGGCCCGCCGCGTGCTCGGCTACGACGTGCCCCGGGGCGCCACCGTGCTGGTGAACGTCTGGGCGCTGGGCCGCGACGAGCGGTACTGGCCCGGCGACCCCGAGGCGTTCCGGCCGGAGCGGTTCGAGGCCGGCGAGGCCGGCGCGGTGGAGTTCAAGGGCGCCGACTTCGAGCTCCTGCCCTTCGGCGCCGGGCGGAGGATGTGTCCCGGGATGTCGTTTGGGCTCGCCAACGTCGAGCTCGCGCTCGCCAGCCTGCTCTTCCACTTCGACTGGGAGGCGCCCGGCGTGGCCGACCCCGCGGAGTTCGACATGGCCGAGGCGTTCGGCATCACCGCGAGGCGGAAGGCcaacctcctcctccgccccatccTCCGCGTGCCCGTTCCCGGCGCCTag